In Lineus longissimus chromosome 13, tnLinLong1.2, whole genome shotgun sequence, one genomic interval encodes:
- the LOC135498123 gene encoding E3 ubiquitin-protein ligase TRIM71-like, translated as MELMETDAMFLLRRLIGADSVQTRIPGGPRKLVRKFGKKGPAKGQFNMVCGVTFTKTGDIIVADTENHRIQIFTDDGLFKLKFGQKGPDQDKLNYPMCVVMTPDENIAVTDTVNARLKIFSQEGEFVREHGDDGVFDFPYGLAMSSDGWFVVTDICKHNVTVLNPEGGVYTQFGSYGDGPLEFDHPYYVAIDKNKQIIVSDNGNTCVKFFTFDGQPIQTFNMADFKLHEEHFISLQGLCIDSDNNIIIIGNNTVYILAINGRFWEIILPREGVTSPKCIAFSPSGYLVLTQSNLGQAHEVLVFNYNMADFRSLHMLPLSVMSASSTSGNGNSSS; from the exons ATGGAATTGATGGAAACAGACGCCATGTTTTTACTACGTCGTTTGATTGGTGCCGACAGTGTTCAGACCCGTATACCTGGAGGACCGAGGAAGCTGGTCCGAAAGTTTGGGAAGAAAGGACCTGCGAAGGGTCAATTTAACATGGTGTGTGGGGTCACCTTTACTAAAACAG GTGACATCATTGTCGCAGACACTGAGAACCATCGGATACAAATATTCACGGACGACGGCCTGTTCAAATTAAAATTCGGCCAGAAGGGACCCGATCAGGATAAACTGAATTACCCGATGTGCGTTGTTATGACTCCCGATGAAAACATTGCAGTCACGGACACAGTTAACGCGAGATTGAAAATATTCAGTCAAGAAGGCGAGTTTGTGCGAGAACATGGCGACGATGGCGTTTTCGATTTTCCGTATGGACTGGCCATGTCTTCAGACGGCTGGTTCGTCGTCACGGACATCTGTAAACATAATGTGACGGTTTTGAATCCCGAGGGTGGTGTCTATACTCAGTTTGGCTCCTACGGCGATGGACCATTGGAGTTCGACCACCCATACTATGTAGCTATCGATAAAAATAAGCAAATTATCGTGTCCGACAATGGGAACACATGTGTAAAGTTTTTCACATTTGATGGCCAACCTATCCAAACATTCAACATGGCGGATTTTAAATTGCACGAAGAGCACTTTATTTCTCTCCAGGGTCTATGCATAGACTCTGATAACAATATAATCATCATTGGAAACAATACAGTGTATATCCTTGCCATAAATGGCCGGTTCTGGGAGATTATCCTACCGAGGGAAGGTGTAACTTCCCCAAAGTGTATCGCGTTTTCACCTTCTGGTTATCTAGTGCTGACTCAATCGAATCTCGGACAGGCTCACGAGGTGCTAGTATTCAATTACAACATGGCGGATTTTCGATCGCTACACATGCTCCCTCTATCTGTGATGTCAGCAAGCTCAACGAGCGGAAACGGAAACTCGTCATCATAG